Proteins encoded by one window of Streptomyces sp. LX-29:
- a CDS encoding MBL fold metallo-hydrolase yields MSSSPHDISLPGPPRVEEVSADVYAYVQPDGTWWINNTGFLVGRRGVISVDACSTERRTRAYLDAIKTVTPQPVRTLVNTHHHGDHTFGNHLFHGATVVGHEGVREGIRAWGPPRSAPFWTDVEWGDFEPEPPFLTYTEGVTLWVDDLRCEVRHVGTAAHTTNDSILWIPERRVLFAGDLLFNGGTPFLVQGSIAGAVDVLENVLAPLGAETIVAGHGPVAGPELIDDVLGYLRFVQDTARRGREAGLSPLDTARETDLGRYADLADKERIVGNLHRAYAELGGAAPGATIDAVAALADMVAYNGGRPLSCHA; encoded by the coding sequence ATGAGCAGCAGCCCACACGACATCTCCCTGCCAGGCCCGCCCCGGGTGGAGGAGGTGAGCGCGGACGTCTACGCCTACGTCCAGCCGGACGGCACCTGGTGGATCAACAACACCGGCTTCCTCGTCGGCCGTCGCGGCGTGATCAGCGTCGACGCCTGCTCGACCGAACGCCGCACCCGCGCCTACCTGGACGCCATCAAGACGGTGACCCCACAGCCGGTCCGCACCCTGGTCAACACCCACCACCACGGCGACCACACCTTCGGCAACCACCTCTTCCACGGCGCCACCGTCGTGGGCCACGAGGGCGTGCGGGAGGGCATCCGCGCCTGGGGCCCGCCCCGCTCCGCCCCGTTCTGGACCGACGTGGAGTGGGGCGACTTCGAGCCGGAGCCGCCGTTCCTCACGTACACCGAGGGCGTCACGCTCTGGGTGGACGACCTGCGCTGCGAGGTGCGTCATGTGGGCACCGCGGCGCACACCACCAACGACTCCATCCTCTGGATCCCGGAGCGCCGCGTCCTGTTCGCCGGCGACCTGCTCTTCAACGGCGGCACCCCGTTCCTCGTGCAGGGCTCCATCGCCGGTGCCGTCGACGTCCTGGAGAACGTCCTCGCCCCGCTCGGCGCCGAGACCATCGTGGCCGGCCACGGCCCGGTCGCCGGCCCCGAGTTGATCGACGACGTCCTCGGCTACCTCCGCTTCGTCCAGGACACCGCCCGCCGGGGCCGCGAGGCCGGCCTGTCCCCGCTCGACACCGCCCGCGAGACCGACCTCGGCCGCTACGCCGACCTCGCCGACAAGGAGCGCATCGTCGGCAACCTGCACCGCGCCTACGCCGAACTCGGCGGCGCGGCCCCCGGCGCCACCATCGACGCCGTCGCCGCGCTCGCCGACATGGTCGCCTACAACGGCGGCCGGCCGCTGTCCTGCCACGCCTGA
- a CDS encoding DUF6777 domain-containing protein produces the protein MPPSGPPSDGGGGGGGGGGGGGEPGGRGEGPWWKSAPRIALIVGAAVVAIALALYFGLQGGDEYGDKEKDKEQAGGEIFLQAAGDGGPDPFTGSTAKDSEPTGSPSPAPKTTTGPAGATRAANGTEPGLYGGTRNVASCDVEQQVAFLKGDQAKADAFAGVLGIKAQEIPDYLRGLTPVQLRLDTRVTNHGFRDGAATEFQAVLQSGTAVLVNSKGEPKVRCACGNPLTPPVAQENPKPQGKPWPSYQRSNTTTVTPGDKPVDAFTLYDQEKREWFKRPTGQKGNTGQADQLVPRPATSPAPSPTPPPEKPEPPEPAESPAPVEPPPPASPEAPESPEAPEPPPPPEPPATPGPGY, from the coding sequence GTGCCCCCGTCCGGTCCGCCCTCCGACGGCGGCGGTGGGGGCGGTGGAGGCGGCGGCGGGGGCGGTGAGCCCGGCGGCCGTGGCGAGGGGCCCTGGTGGAAGTCGGCCCCGCGGATCGCGCTGATCGTCGGCGCCGCGGTGGTGGCGATCGCGCTCGCCCTCTACTTCGGCCTCCAGGGCGGGGACGAGTACGGCGACAAGGAGAAGGACAAGGAGCAGGCGGGTGGGGAGATCTTCCTCCAGGCGGCCGGCGACGGCGGCCCCGACCCGTTCACCGGCTCCACCGCCAAGGACTCCGAGCCCACCGGCTCCCCCTCGCCCGCCCCCAAGACCACCACCGGCCCGGCCGGCGCCACCCGTGCCGCCAACGGCACCGAGCCCGGCCTGTACGGCGGCACCCGCAACGTCGCGAGCTGCGATGTCGAACAGCAGGTCGCCTTCCTGAAGGGCGATCAGGCCAAGGCCGACGCCTTCGCCGGCGTTCTCGGCATCAAGGCGCAGGAGATCCCCGACTACCTGCGCGGACTCACCCCCGTCCAACTGCGTCTGGACACCCGCGTCACCAACCACGGCTTCCGCGACGGCGCGGCCACCGAGTTCCAGGCCGTGCTCCAGTCCGGGACCGCGGTCCTGGTGAACTCCAAGGGCGAGCCCAAGGTCCGTTGCGCCTGCGGCAACCCGCTGACCCCGCCGGTGGCCCAGGAGAACCCCAAGCCCCAGGGCAAGCCCTGGCCCTCCTACCAGCGGTCGAACACGACGACGGTCACGCCGGGCGACAAGCCGGTCGACGCCTTCACCCTCTACGACCAGGAGAAGCGCGAGTGGTTCAAGCGCCCCACCGGTCAGAAGGGCAACACCGGCCAGGCCGACCAGCTGGTGCCGCGCCCGGCCACCAGCCCCGCGCCGAGCCCGACCCCGCCCCCGGAGAAGCCGGAGCCGCCGGAGCCCGCCGAGTCCCCCGCGCCCGTCGAGCCGCCCCCGCCCGCCTCTCCGGAGGCGCCCGAGAGCCCGGAGGCCCCCGAGCCGCCGCCGCCCCCCGAGCCGCCGGCGACTCCCGGACCCGGCTACTGA